From Toxotes jaculatrix isolate fToxJac2 chromosome 1, fToxJac2.pri, whole genome shotgun sequence, a single genomic window includes:
- the LOC121178892 gene encoding high choriolytic enzyme 1-like — protein MSPSASLLLLLLLGLSQAHPLQEEGSKQVPDTVDITTRILTSNNATNEILLEGDLLAPRTRNAMMCWSQSCLWRKASNGLVMIPFTMSSEFTSWERQTIEYAMQSFHSSTCIRFVPRQNEYDYISIENRAGCFSSLGREGGGQVLSLNRQGCLYHGIIQHEINHALGFQHEQTRSDRDYYVRINWENIDPQMAYNFYKQNTNNLNTPYDYSSIMHYGRTAFSIQYGMDSITPIPDPNVQIGQREGMSYWDIMRINMLYGC, from the coding sequence ATGAGTCCCTCtgccagcctgctgctgctgctcctgcttggCCTCTCTCAGGCTCATCCTCTCCAGGAGGAAGGAAGCAAACAAGTCCCAGACACTGTCGACATCACCACCAGGATCCTGACCTCTAACAATGCCACCAATGAGATCCTGCTGGAAGGAGACCTGCTTGCTCCCAGAACCAGAAATGCCATGATGTGCTGGTCCCAGAGCTGCCTGTGGAGGAAAGCCTCCAACGGCTTGGTGATGATCCCCTTCACCATGAGCAGTGAGTTCACCAGCTGGGAGAGGCAGACGATCGAATACGCCATGCAGTCCTTCCACAGCAGTACCTGCATCCGTTTCGTCCCACGTCAGAATGAGTACGACTACATCAGCATCGAGAACAGAGCtggatgtttctcctctctgggcagagagggaggcggACAGGTGCTCTCTCTCAACAGGCAGGGCTGCCTCTACCACGGCATCATCCAGCACGAGATCAACCATGCTCTGGGCTTCCAGCACGAGCAGACCAGGAGCGACCGTGACTACTACGTCAGGATCAACTGGGAGAACATCGACCCGCAGATGGCCTACAACTTCTACAAGCAGAACACCAACAACCTCAACACCCCCTACGACTACTCCTCCATCATGCACTATGGAAGAACAGCCTTCTCCATCCAGTACGGGATGGACTCCATCACCCCCATCCCCGACCCCAATGTCCAGATCGGCCAGAGGGAGGGCATGTCCTACTGGGACATCATGAGGATCAACATGCTCTATGGCTGCTAA
- the LOC121178931 gene encoding high choriolytic enzyme 1-like yields the protein MSPSASLLLLLLLGLSQAHPLQEEGSKQVPDTVDITTRILTSNNATNEILLEGDLLAPRTRNAMMCWSQSCLWRKASNGLVMIPFTMSSEFTSWERQTIEYAMQSFHSSTCIRFVPRQNEYDYISIENRAGCFSSLGREGGGQVLSLNRQGCLYHGIIQHEINHALGFQHEQTRSDRDYYVRINWENIDPQMAYNFYKQNTNNLNTPYDYSSIMHYGRTAFSIQYGMDSITPIPDPNVQIGQREGMSYWDIMRINMLYGC from the coding sequence ATGAGTCCCTCtgccagcctgctgctgctgctcctgcttggCCTCTCTCAGGCTCATCCTCTCCAGGAGGAAGGAAGCAAACAAGTCCCAGACACTGTCGACATCACCACCAGGATCCTGACCTCTAACAACGCCACCAATGAGATCCTGCTGGAAGGAGACCTGCTTGCTCCCAGAACCAGAAATGCCATGATGTGCTGGTCCCAGAGCTGCCTGTGGAGGAAAGCCTCCAACGGCTTGGTGATGATCCCCTTCACTATGAGCAGTGAGTTCACCAGCTGGGAGAGGCAGACGATCGAATACGCCATGCAGTCCTTCCACAGCAGTACCTGCATCCGCTTCGTCCCCCGTCAGAACGAGTACGACTACATCAGCATCGAGAACAGAGCCggatgtttctcctctctgggcagagagggaggcggACAGGTGCTCTCTCTCAACAGGCAGGGCTGCCTCTACCACGGCATCATCCAGCACGAGATCAACCACGCTCTGGGCTTCCAGCACGAGCAGACCAGGAGCGACCGCGACTACTACGTCAGGATCAACTGGGAGAACATCGACCCGCAGATGGCCTACAACTTCTACAAGCAGAACACCAACAACCTCAACACCCCGTACGACTACTCCTCCATCATGCACTACGGAAGAACAGCCTTCTCCATCCAGTACGGGATGGACTCCATCACCCCCATCCCTGACCCCAACGTCCAGATTGGCCAGAGGGAGGGCATGTCCTACTGGGACATCATGAGGATCAACATGCTTTATGGCTGCTAA
- the LOC121179075 gene encoding high choriolytic enzyme 1-like, with protein MSPSASLLLLLLLGLSQAHPLQEEGSKQVPDTVDITTRILTSNNATNEILLEGDLLAPRTRNAMMCWSQSCLWRKASNGLVMIPFTMSSEFTSWERQTIEYAMQSFHSSTCIRFVPRQNEYDYISIENRAGCFSSLGREGGRQVLSLNRQGCLYHGIIQHEINHALGFQHEQTRSDRDYYVRINWENIDPQMAYNFYKQNTNNLNTPYDYSSIMHYGRTAFSIQYGMDSITPIPDPNVQIGQREGMSYWDIMRINMLYGC; from the coding sequence ATGAGTCCCTCTGCCAGCCTGctactgctgctcctgcttGGCCTCTCTCAGGCTCATCCTCTCCAGGAGGAAGGAAGCAAACAAGTCCCAGACACTGTCGACATCACCACCAGGATCCTGACCTCTAACAATGCCACCAATGAGATCCTGCTGGAAGGAGACCTGCTTGCTCCCAGAACCAGAAATGCCATGATGTGCTGGTCCCAGAGCTGCCTGTGGAGGAAAGCCTCCAACGGCTTGGTGATGATCCCCTTCACCATGAGCAGTGAGTTCACCAGCTGGGAGAGGCAGACGATCGAATACGCCATGCAGTCCTTCCACAGCAGTACCTGCATCCGTTTCGTCCCACGTCAGAATGAGTACGACTACATCAGCATCGAGAACAGAGCtggatgtttctcctctctgggcagagagggaggcagacaggTGCTCTCTCTCAACAGGCAGGGCTGCCTCTACCACGGCATCATCCAGCACGAGATCAACCATGCTCTGGGCTTCCAGCACGAGCAGACCAGGAGCGACCGTGACTACTACGTCAGGATCAACTGGGAGAACATCGACCCGCAGATGGCCTACAACTTCTACAAGCAGAACACCAACAACCTCAACACCCCCTACGACTACTCCTCCATCATGCACTATGGAAGAACAGCCTTCTCCATCCAGTACGGGATGGACTCCATCACCCCCATCCCCGACCCCAATGTCCAGATCGGCCAGAGGGAGGGCATGTCCTACTGGGACATCATGAGGATCAACATGCTCTATGGCTGCTAA
- the LOC121184389 gene encoding high choriolytic enzyme 1-like, with protein MSPSASLLLLLLLGLSQAHPLQEEGSKQVPDTVDITTRILTSNNATNEILLEGDLLAPRTRNAMMCWSQSCLWRKASNGLVMIPFTMSSEFTSWERQTIEYAMQSFHSSTCIRFVPRQNEYDYISIENRAGCFSSLGREGGGQVLSLNRQGCLYHGIIQHEINHALGFQHEQTRSDRDYYVRINWENIDPQMAYNFYKQNTNNLNTPYDYSSIMHYGRTAFSIQYGMDSITPIPDPNVQIGQREGMSYWDIMRINMLYGC; from the coding sequence ATGAGTCCCTCtgccagcctgctgctgctgctcctgctcggCCTCTCTCAGGCTCATCCTCTCCAGGAGGAAGGAAGCAAACAAGTCCCAGACACTGTCGACATCACCACCAGGATCCTGACCTCTAACAACGCCACCAATGAGATCCTGCTGGAAGGAGACCTGCTTGCTCCCAGAACCAGAAATGCCATGATGTGCTGGTCCCAGAGCTGCCTGTGGAGGAAAGCCTCCAACGGCTTGGTGATGATCCCCTTCACTATGAGCAGTGAGTTCACCAGCTGGGAGAGGCAGACGATCGAATACGCCATGCAGTCCTTCCACAGCAGTACCTGCATCCGCTTCGTCCCCCGTCAGAACGAATACGACTACATCAGCATCGAGAACAGAGCCggatgtttctcctctctgggcagagagggaggcggACAGGTGCTCTCTCTCAACAGGCAGGGCTGCCTCTACCACGGCATCATCCAGCACGAGATCAACCACGCTCTGGGCTTCCAGCACGAGCAGACCAGGAGCGACCGCGACTACTACGTCAGGATCAACTGGGAGAACATCGACCCGCAGATGGCCTACAACTTCTACAAGCAGAACACCAACAACCTCAACACCCCCTACGACTACTCCTCCATCATGCACTATGGAAGAACAGCCTTCTCCATCCAGTACGGGATGGACTCCATCACCCCCATCCCCGACCCCAATGTCCAGATCGGCCAGAGGGAGGGCATGTCCTACTGGGACATCATGAGGATCAACATGCTCTATGGCTGCTAA
- the LOC121178879 gene encoding high choriolytic enzyme 1-like translates to MSPSASLLLLLLLGLSQAHPLQEEGSKQVPDAVDITTRILTSNNATNEILLEGDLLAPRTRNAMMCWSQSCLWRKASNGLVMIPFTMSSEFTSWERQTIEYAMQSFHSSTCIRFVPRQNEYDYISIENRAGCFSSLGREGGGQVLSLNRQGCLYHGIIQHEINHALGFQHEQTRSDRDYYVRINWENIDPQMAYNFYKQNTNNLNTPYDYSSIMHYGRTAFSIQYGMDSITPIPDPNVQIGQREGMSYWDIMRINMLYGC, encoded by the coding sequence ATGAGTCCCTCTGCCAGCCTGctactgctgctcctgcttGGCCTCTCTCAGGCTCATCCTCTCCAGGAGGAAGGAAGCAAACAAGTCCCAGACGCTGTCGACATCACCACCAGGATCCTGACCTCTAACAATGCCACCAATGAGATCCTGCTGGAAGGAGACCTGCTTGCTCCCAGAACCAGAAATGCCATGATGTGCTGGTCCCAGAGCTGCCTGTGGAGGAAAGCCTCCAACGGCTTGGTGATGATCCCCTTCACCATGAGCAGTGAGTTCACCAGCTGGGAGAGGCAGACGATCGAATACGCCATGCAGTCCTTCCACAGCAGTACCTGCATCCGTTTCGTCCCACGTCAGAATGAGTACGACTACATCAGCATCGAGAACAGAGCtggatgtttctcctctctgggcagagagggaggcggACAGGTGCTCTCTCTCAACAGGCAGGGCTGCCTCTACCACGGCATCATCCAGCACGAGATCAACCACGCTCTGGGCTTCCAGCACGAGCAGACCAGGAGCGACCGTGACTACTACGTCAGGATCAACTGGGAGAACATCGACCCGCAGATGGCCTACAACTTCTACAAGCAGAACACCAACAACCTCAACACCCCCTACGACTACTCCTCCATCATGCACTATGGAAGAACAGCCTTCTCCATCCAGTACGGGATGGACTCCATCACCCCCATCCCCGACCCCAATGTCCAGATCGGCCAGAGGGAGGGCATGTCCTACTGGGACATCATGAGGATCAACATGCTCTATGGCTGCTAA
- the LOC121178921 gene encoding high choriolytic enzyme 1-like: MSPSASLLLLLLLGLSQAHPLQEEGSKQVPDTVDITTRILTSNNATNEILLEGDLLAPRTRNAMMCWSQSCLWRKASNGLVMIPFTMSSEFTSWERQTIEYAMQSFHSSTCIRFVPRQNEYDYISIENRAGCFSSLGREGGGQVLSLNRQGCLYHGIIQHEINHALGFQHEQTRSDRDYYVRINWENIDPQMAYNFYKQNTNNLNTPYDYSSIMHYGRTAFSIQYGMDSITPIPDPNVQIGQREGMSYWDIMRINMLYGC; the protein is encoded by the coding sequence ATGAGTCCCTCtgccagcctgctgctgctgctcctgcttggCCTCTCTCAGGCTCATCCTCTCCAGGAGGAAGGAAGCAAACAAGTCCCAGACACTGTCGACATCACCACCAGGATCCTGACCTCTAACAACGCCACCAATGAGATCCTGCTGGAAGGAGACCTGCTTGCTCCCAGAACCAGAAATGCCATGATGTGCTGGTCCCAGAGCTGCCTGTGGAGGAAAGCCTCCAACGGCTTGGTGATGATCCCCTTCACTATGAGCAGTGAGTTCACCAGCTGGGAGAGGCAGACGATTGAATACGCCATGCAGTCCTTCCACAGCAGTACCTGCATCCGCTTCGTCCCCCGTCAGAACGAGTACGACTACATCAGCATCGAGAACAGAGCCggatgtttctcctctctgggcagagagggaggcggACAGGTGCTCTCTCTCAACAGGCAGGGCTGCCTCTACCACGGCATCATCCAGCACGAGATCAACCACGCTCTGGGCTTCCAGCACGAGCAGACCAGGAGCGACCGCGACTACTACGTCAGGATCAACTGGGAGAACATCGACCCGCAGATGGCCTACAACTTCTACAAGCAGAACACCAACAACCTCAACACCCCGTACGACTACTCCTCCATCATGCACTACGGAAGAACAGCCTTCTCCATCCAGTACGGGATGGACTCCATCACCCCCATCCCTGACCCCAACGTCCAGATTGGCCAGAGGGAGGGCATGTCCTACTGGGACATCATGAGGATCAACATGCTTTATGGCTGCTAA
- the LOC121178997 gene encoding high choriolytic enzyme 1-like — MSPSASLLLLLLLGLSQAHPLQEEGSKQVPDTVDITTRILTSNNATNEILLEGDLLAPRTRNAMMCWSQSCLWRKASNGLVMIPFTMSSEFTSWERQTIEYAMQSFHSSTCIRFVPRQNEYDYISIENRAGCFSSLGREGGRQVLSLNRQGCLYHGIIQHEINHALGFQHEQTRSDRDYYVRINWENIDPQMAYNFYKQNTNNLNTPYDYSSIMHYGRTAFSIQYGMDSITPIPDPNVQIGQREGMSYWDIMRINMLYGC; from the coding sequence ATGAGTCCCTCTGCCAGCCTGctactgctgctcctgcttGGCCTCTCTCAGGCTCATCCTCTCCAGGAGGAAGGAAGCAAACAAGTCCCAGACACTGTCGACATCACCACCAGGATCCTGACCTCTAACAATGCCACCAATGAGATCCTGCTGGAAGGAGACCTGCTTGCTCCCAGAACCAGAAATGCCATGATGTGCTGGTCCCAGAGCTGCCTGTGGAGGAAAGCCTCCAACGGCTTGGTGATGATCCCCTTCACCATGAGCAGTGAGTTCACCAGCTGGGAGAGGCAGACGATCGAATACGCCATGCAGTCCTTCCACAGCAGTACCTGCATCCGTTTCGTCCCCCGTCAGAACGAGTACGACTACATCAGCATCGAGAACAGAGCtggatgtttctcctctctgggcagagagggaggcagacaggTGCTCTCTCTCAACAGGCAGGGCTGCCTCTACCACGGCATCATCCAGCACGAGATCAACCATGCTCTGGGCTTCCAGCACGAGCAGACCAGGAGCGACCGTGACTACTACGTCAGGATCAACTGGGAGAACATCGACCCGCAGATGGCCTACAACTTCTACAAGCAGAACACCAACAACCTCAACACCCCCTACGACTACTCCTCCATCATGCACTATGGAAGAACAGCCTTCTCCATCCAGTACGGGATGGACTCCATCACCCCCATCCCCGACCCCAATGTCCAGATCGGCCAGAGGGAGGGCATGTCCTACTGGGACATCATGAGGATCAACATGCTCTATGGCTGCTAA